One Etheostoma cragini isolate CJK2018 chromosome 6, CSU_Ecrag_1.0, whole genome shotgun sequence DNA window includes the following coding sequences:
- the zgc:110410 gene encoding protein lifeguard 1, which produces MDKTNGCSNGGYEPHPPPYNTQDYGQTTYTGMSYQVGNGNVAVISPPGTYDNTVHPGGMAAAGGDYPYGRAPPDYCHGLEDSSFSDAAVRRGFIRKVYLTLMIQLLVTVGIICAFLYWDALRKWTWANYWFSYTMMAAVMVLIIALSCCGNLRRQVPLNFIALGLFTIAEGLMLGSVAAYFDADAVLWAVGATALVSFALTLFALQSKWDFTRLNGSLWVFAWTLFSFALLCGILRSQYLYILYACLGTLLFSLYLVFDTQLILGGKHRKYEVSPEEYVFAALNLYLDIVTLFLLLLQLIGLCR; this is translated from the exons ATGGACAAGACTAATGGCTGCAGCAATGGTGGTTATGAACCTCATCCCCCTCCGTACAATACTCAGGACTACGGACAGACCACTTACACAGGGATGAGCTATCAG GTGGGGAATGGGAACGTTGCAGTGATCTCCCCTCCTGGCACCTATGATAACACGGTCCATCCTGGGGGCATGGCAGCAGCTGGAGGCGACTATCCATATGGTCGAGCTCCACCAGACTACTGTCACGGCTTAGAAGACAGCAGCTTCAGCGACGCTGCCGTACGAAGAG GCTTCATAAGGAAAGTCTACTTGACTTTGATGATTCAGCTGCTGGTGACGGTCGGGATCATCTGTGCTTTTCTTTACTG ggatgctctgaggAAATGGACATGGGCCAACTACTGGTTCTCCTACACCATGAT GGCGGCGGTGATGGTGCTCATCATAGCCTTGTCCTGCTGTGGCAACCTCCGTCGTCAAGTCCCCCTCAATTTCATTGCCCTGGGCCTGTTT actATTGCAGAGGGCCTGATGCTTGGATCTGTGGCAGC GTACTTTGATGCAGATGCAGTTCTGTGGGCTGTGGGAGCAACAGCGCTGGTGTCCTTTGCTTTGACCCTGTTTGCTCTGCAGTCAAAG TGGGACTTCACCAGATTAAATGGGAGCCTGTGGGTGTTTGCCTGGACCCTCTTTTCATTTGCATTGCTGTGTGGAATCCTCCGATCGCAG TATCTTTACATCTTGTACGCCTGCCTGGGAACCTTGCTCTTTTCTTTG TATTTGGTGTTTGATACCCAGCTTATCCTGGGTGGGAAACACAGGAAGTATGAAGTCTCTCCCGAGGAGTATGTGTTTGCTGCTCTCAACCTCTATTTGGACATTGTCACCCTGTTCCTCCTGTTGCTGCAGCTCATTGGCCTGTGCCGCTAA